A portion of the Chryseobacterium tructae genome contains these proteins:
- a CDS encoding chorismate-binding protein, protein MIYFKLPFNEGLHTVEETNDKNAVNFYSYNSLIQINFNGNIIKADRSKWNDISITNESLTKDATHFIAETKEEYCDTLQQVIEVIKENDLPKLVYSRRKIFTDFNMIDYKASFDNLCETYPNAFRYLFNDGENAWMGAFSEVLGKFNKTTHEFETMALAGTLPTSEEWTEKEIEEQKPVTTYIQNILKNYSDQIQQSETYDHVSGNIKHLRTDFKTTIKSNDLDSLIHDLHPTPAVCGIPKDVCNETSESMRNFHVNSMRVILKWKLKKVSSIL, encoded by the coding sequence ATGATTTATTTCAAACTTCCCTTCAACGAAGGATTGCACACTGTAGAGGAAACAAACGATAAAAACGCTGTCAATTTTTATTCTTACAACAGCCTTATACAAATCAACTTTAATGGAAACATCATCAAAGCTGATCGTTCAAAATGGAATGATATTTCGATCACCAATGAATCCTTAACAAAGGATGCTACCCATTTTATAGCAGAAACCAAAGAAGAATATTGTGACACTTTACAACAGGTCATTGAGGTTATTAAAGAAAATGATCTTCCCAAGCTGGTTTATTCAAGAAGGAAGATTTTTACAGACTTTAATATGATTGATTATAAGGCAAGTTTTGATAATTTATGCGAGACCTACCCTAATGCCTTCAGATATCTGTTTAATGATGGTGAAAACGCATGGATGGGAGCCTTTTCAGAAGTATTGGGTAAGTTCAATAAAACAACTCATGAGTTTGAAACCATGGCATTGGCAGGAACCCTTCCTACTTCTGAAGAATGGACAGAAAAAGAAATTGAAGAACAAAAGCCGGTGACTACTTATATTCAGAACATCCTTAAAAACTATTCGGATCAGATTCAGCAATCTGAAACATATGACCATGTTTCCGGAAATATCAAACACCTGCGTACAGATTTTAAAACAACAATAAAATCCAATGACCTTGACAGCCTGATTCACGATCTGCATCCCACTCCGGCAGTTTGTGGCATTCCTAAAGATGTCTGCAATGAAACATCCGAAAGTATGAGAAATTTCCACGTGAATTCTATGCGGGTTATATTAAAGTGGAAACTGAAGAAAGTATCCTCTATTTTGTGA
- a CDS encoding vWA domain-containing protein produces the protein MSWSLGNFWYLFLLLLLPLLASFLIRFLKWRKKKREIFAASQFHDNLFEKSSGFTRFFPALYLLGTLFLIFSIIDLLNGSEEVKSNQRLNNVVFMLDVSNSMNAEDIEPSRLAEAKNLMIQTMAKMKNDKVGIVIFAGQAISIMPLTTDYNTAETYISGVETTSMKIQGTDFLKGIQAATEKFKNVSKGSRKIILLSDGEDNEGNDNAAIRLANKEGITITSVGIGTDEGAPVPVYNDGQLMGYKTDVNGNTVISKRQTEALNKMAGSTGGTYIEGNNINEAPDRIIEAINKKSSGSETLVKSQNANHYYQYFLAVSILFFFLIYIFNPKNDFNL, from the coding sequence ATGAGTTGGTCTTTAGGAAATTTTTGGTATTTATTTTTACTGTTGCTTTTGCCGCTTTTAGCTTCTTTTTTGATTCGTTTTTTAAAATGGAGAAAGAAAAAGAGAGAAATTTTTGCGGCTAGCCAGTTTCATGATAATTTATTTGAAAAAAGTTCAGGATTTACAAGGTTTTTCCCTGCATTATATTTATTGGGCACATTATTCCTGATATTTTCAATCATTGATCTTCTGAATGGTTCTGAAGAAGTGAAAAGTAATCAGAGACTGAATAATGTGGTTTTTATGTTGGATGTTTCCAATTCCATGAATGCAGAAGATATTGAGCCCAGCCGTCTCGCAGAAGCCAAAAATCTGATGATACAAACGATGGCTAAAATGAAGAATGATAAAGTGGGAATTGTCATTTTTGCCGGGCAGGCAATATCGATCATGCCATTAACCACAGATTATAATACTGCTGAGACCTATATCAGTGGCGTTGAAACCACTTCCATGAAGATCCAGGGAACAGACTTTCTAAAAGGAATACAGGCTGCAACAGAGAAATTTAAAAATGTAAGCAAAGGATCACGAAAAATCATATTGCTAAGTGATGGTGAAGACAATGAAGGGAATGATAATGCGGCCATAAGACTTGCTAATAAAGAAGGAATAACCATAACATCTGTAGGAATAGGAACTGATGAAGGTGCACCGGTTCCGGTATACAATGATGGTCAACTGATGGGATATAAAACAGATGTAAACGGAAATACAGTGATTTCTAAAAGACAAACCGAAGCCTTAAACAAAATGGCGGGCTCTACAGGAGGAACATACATTGAAGGAAATAATATTAATGAAGCTCCCGATAGAATTATTGAAGCGATCAATAAGAAGTCTTCAGGATCGGAAACATTGGTGAAATCGCAGAATGCAAACCATTATTATCAATATTTTTTAGCGGTATCTATTCTGTTTTTCTTTTTAATTTATATTTTTAATCCCAAAAATGATTTTAATCTGTAG
- a CDS encoding BatD family protein, which yields MKKILLILSFLFCVNTFSQVLSSNVEKKTIALGETNHLVIKIDNLNNEQVSSAPKNELLPFHFEETKDSIGQNANFYERKVEFAVFEEGKFTIPELEFKVGGKILKTIPYEIDVINTAQKADQINDIMKNKEIKLDAKDYWELYKFYILAALAVIALIIAIIMIVKWGRKAKGSPVVATNQTLKELDSLKKKKYIEGGNFRSFYVELIEISRNFITKQYHLPADVLLTDDLIDVMKRNNTISQDNEKIIEDVFLRGDLVKFAKTFPDQEMMEKDFANIRDFVKRSSKDLEFENLRKDV from the coding sequence TTGAAAAAAATACTTTTAATATTATCTTTTCTATTCTGTGTAAACACTTTTTCACAGGTGTTATCATCCAATGTAGAGAAGAAAACCATTGCTTTGGGAGAAACCAATCATCTCGTTATCAAGATTGATAATCTTAATAATGAGCAGGTAAGTTCTGCACCCAAAAACGAACTATTGCCTTTTCATTTTGAAGAAACCAAGGACAGTATTGGTCAAAATGCCAATTTCTATGAAAGAAAAGTAGAATTTGCTGTTTTTGAAGAAGGAAAATTTACCATTCCGGAATTGGAGTTTAAAGTAGGGGGTAAGATTCTTAAAACAATCCCTTATGAAATAGATGTCATTAATACAGCTCAAAAAGCTGATCAGATCAATGATATCATGAAGAATAAAGAAATAAAACTTGATGCTAAAGACTATTGGGAGTTATACAAGTTTTATATTTTAGCAGCATTGGCTGTGATTGCTCTTATCATTGCAATTATTATGATTGTAAAATGGGGTAGAAAGGCCAAGGGTTCTCCCGTAGTAGCTACTAATCAAACCTTGAAAGAGCTAGATTCCCTTAAGAAGAAAAAGTATATTGAAGGAGGTAATTTCCGCTCATTTTATGTGGAGCTAATTGAAATATCAAGGAATTTTATTACCAAACAATATCACCTTCCTGCGGATGTTCTTTTAACGGATGATCTTATCGATGTTATGAAAAGGAACAATACCATTTCTCAGGATAATGAGAAAATTATAGAAGATGTATTCCTCAGAGGTGACTTGGTGAAATTTGCTAAGACGTTTCCGGATCAGGAAATGATGGAGAAGGATTTTGCAAATATTAGAGATTTTGTAAAAAGATCATCCAAAGATTTAGAATTCGAAAACTTAAGAAAGGATGTTTAA
- a CDS encoding VWA domain-containing protein, producing MFNFEFYSPWFLLLFLLFIPLLIKDAGKKKRKGIKVPTIQNMNASSGIQGVLFLLKISKYIILSALIIAMARPRTFTVSQDRDDTKGVDIMLSIDVSLSMLAKDLNPDRITALKDIAVKFVQKRPNDRIGVVAYAAEAFTKVPVTSDHQVVIDEIKNLNSNGLEPGTAIGEGLSVAVNHLVKSKAKSKVIILMTDGVSNIENAIPPQLAAELAKNNNIKVYTIGIGTNGYALMPTAVDFFGDLVFTEAQVTIDENTLREIAQTTGGKYFRATSNSSLEEVYDEINQLEKSDVKVSKLYNYEEYFKIFLWIALAMLVLDALLRWVFYKILS from the coding sequence ATGTTTAATTTTGAGTTTTATAGTCCGTGGTTTTTACTGCTTTTTCTGCTTTTTATTCCTCTTTTGATAAAAGATGCGGGTAAAAAGAAAAGAAAAGGTATAAAAGTTCCTACCATACAAAATATGAACGCCAGCAGTGGAATACAGGGAGTTCTTTTTTTGTTGAAAATATCAAAGTACATTATTCTGTCGGCACTTATTATCGCCATGGCTAGACCTAGAACCTTTACGGTTTCTCAGGATAGAGATGATACAAAAGGCGTGGATATTATGCTTTCTATTGACGTTTCACTCAGTATGCTGGCAAAAGATTTAAATCCGGATCGTATAACAGCTCTTAAAGATATTGCCGTTAAGTTTGTCCAGAAGCGACCGAATGATAGGATAGGAGTTGTAGCTTACGCTGCGGAAGCATTTACTAAAGTTCCGGTTACTTCAGATCATCAGGTAGTGATTGATGAAATTAAAAATCTTAATTCTAACGGTCTTGAACCAGGTACAGCTATTGGAGAAGGACTTTCTGTTGCGGTAAATCACTTGGTTAAGAGCAAAGCAAAGAGTAAAGTGATCATTTTAATGACGGATGGAGTCAGTAATATTGAAAATGCAATTCCACCACAGCTTGCTGCTGAACTGGCTAAAAATAATAATATAAAAGTATATACCATTGGAATTGGAACAAATGGGTATGCTTTGATGCCAACAGCTGTAGATTTCTTTGGGGATCTTGTTTTTACTGAAGCTCAGGTAACCATCGATGAAAATACATTAAGAGAAATTGCCCAGACTACGGGTGGAAAATATTTCAGGGCTACTTCCAATAGCAGTCTTGAAGAAGTATATGATGAGATCAATCAATTGGAAAAATCTGATGTAAAAGTTTCAAAACTGTACAACTATGAGGAATATTTCAAAATTTTCTTGTGGATTGCTTTAGCGATGTTGGTACTGGATGCATTATTGAGATGGGTGTTTTATAAAATTTTAAGCTGA
- a CDS encoding chorismate-binding protein, with product METEESILYFVNLRCARLYKDSVHVFVGGGITAQSNPKKEWTETELKSEAILKNLVVS from the coding sequence GTGGAAACTGAAGAAAGTATCCTCTATTTTGTGAATCTTCGATGTGCAAGACTTTATAAAGACTCTGTACACGTTTTTGTAGGCGGTGGGATTACCGCTCAGAGCAATCCGAAAAAAGAATGGACTGAAACAGAACTGAAGTCTGAGGCCATTCTAAAAAATCTGGTTGTCTCATAA
- a CDS encoding RNA polymerase sigma factor, whose protein sequence is MIVKTNDWQKIYSTHSPKLLGICRRYIQDLYTAEDILQDSFIAAIQNIHQLKDEKMLFAWLKKIVVNNALQHLRKSNKETFITDELPEIPETSLAMSNHEEKDYVLAYDFTQEELLSSIDILPHHHKSVFNLYCIENYSHAEIAKELGITVNTSKSHLLRAKKAVQNHLLNKIQAGTPRNRKKLTQLLIFLGFGSLLWAQTFRSKFSDFSIPTSKILEIPEQSFSQNYTIPKGIGFITKKMAMIIVGSTLCLITFASVLMFRPIDNSIYRNYVKPEKAGTVEEAIQAKVEAEDFKNTISNTDQHHDKNNIGTEKSLIPEEKTSHIKAKGHLITIKDTAQEDLPRKVIVVKKIIQRETIYVER, encoded by the coding sequence TTGATAGTAAAAACCAACGACTGGCAAAAAATCTACAGTACACATTCCCCCAAACTTCTGGGGATTTGCCGTAGATATATACAAGATCTGTATACTGCGGAAGATATTCTTCAGGATAGCTTTATCGCAGCCATCCAAAATATTCATCAGCTTAAAGATGAAAAAATGCTTTTTGCCTGGTTAAAAAAAATTGTAGTCAATAATGCGTTACAACACTTACGAAAAAGTAATAAAGAGACTTTCATTACAGATGAGTTGCCGGAAATCCCTGAAACCTCATTGGCCATGAGCAACCATGAAGAAAAAGACTATGTTCTTGCCTATGATTTTACCCAGGAAGAGCTTCTTTCTTCTATTGACATCCTTCCCCACCATCATAAATCTGTTTTCAATTTATATTGTATTGAAAATTATTCCCATGCAGAAATTGCCAAAGAATTAGGAATTACAGTCAATACTTCAAAGTCACATCTTTTAAGGGCAAAAAAAGCAGTACAAAACCATCTGCTTAATAAGATACAAGCGGGTACTCCAAGAAACAGAAAAAAGCTTACTCAGTTATTGATTTTTCTTGGTTTTGGTAGTTTACTATGGGCACAGACTTTCAGAAGTAAATTCTCAGATTTTTCAATACCTACATCAAAAATATTGGAAATACCAGAACAGTCGTTTTCACAGAACTATACAATTCCTAAGGGTATAGGATTTATAACCAAAAAAATGGCAATGATAATAGTGGGCAGCACTCTTTGCCTCATCACCTTTGCATCAGTACTTATGTTCAGACCTATTGATAACAGTATATACAGAAATTATGTTAAACCAGAAAAAGCTGGAACAGTAGAGGAAGCAATACAAGCGAAAGTTGAAGCTGAAGATTTTAAAAATACAATATCCAATACTGATCAGCATCATGATAAAAATAACATTGGAACAGAAAAATCATTAATTCCAGAAGAGAAAACAAGTCATATAAAGGCTAAAGGACATCTAATTACAATAAAGGATACTGCCCAAGAGGATCTTCCCCGAAAAGTTATTGTTGTGAAAAAAATTATACAAAGAGAGACCATATATGTTGAAAGATAA
- a CDS encoding MarC family protein: MEIFEGFSIKEIVTSFMVLFAVIDIIGSVPIIVSLQQKFGKIEAGKAAITAGAIMIVFLFVGNKILKLIGVDVNSFAIAGAFVIFVIALEMILGIEINKTTEAKAASIVPIAFPLVAGAGTLTTALSLRAEFHDINIICGIILNTIFVYLVLKSAKWLEQKIGDATLMILQKVFGIILLAISIKLFTANFAQLVLNYVNF, from the coding sequence ATGGAAATTTTTGAGGGTTTCTCTATTAAAGAGATCGTTACCAGCTTTATGGTTCTTTTTGCCGTTATCGATATTATCGGCTCAGTTCCTATTATAGTAAGCTTACAGCAGAAGTTTGGAAAGATTGAAGCTGGAAAGGCTGCGATTACTGCCGGAGCAATTATGATTGTTTTCCTGTTTGTAGGAAATAAAATTCTAAAACTTATTGGAGTAGATGTGAATTCATTTGCTATTGCCGGAGCTTTTGTGATTTTTGTCATAGCACTGGAAATGATTTTAGGAATTGAGATCAATAAAACAACCGAGGCAAAGGCCGCATCTATTGTTCCCATTGCATTTCCGTTGGTTGCAGGTGCCGGAACTTTAACAACAGCGCTATCCCTCAGAGCTGAATTTCATGATATTAATATTATTTGCGGAATCATTCTTAATACAATTTTCGTATATTTGGTGCTGAAATCAGCGAAATGGTTGGAGCAGAAAATTGGAGATGCTACTTTGATGATTCTTCAGAAAGTTTTCGGGATTATCCTTTTAGCGATTTCAATTAAATTATTCACTGCTAATTTTGCCCAACTGGTGCTGAATTATGTTAATTTTTAA
- a CDS encoding tetratricopeptide repeat protein, with the protein MNTKIIFLSFIVAFSFSGFLFGQENYRTLVHEGNQKFDGKDYDGASSKYMDAVKSNDKDFTAHYNMGNALYKSKKYEEAKAEFEKAQQLSQTLPDKAAALHNLGNTYMQMNQPEKAADYYKKSLKQNPYSEATRKNYEIAKLKDKEKQQNKNQQNNSGKGGGGNDQNKGEDQKGDNKDQRQDQGNGQQNEGKSDQGNPQQNKNNEDRLPKNLENQLLDKINEKEKETARRILNKNSYSMPESNEKDW; encoded by the coding sequence ATGAATACTAAAATCATATTTTTATCGTTTATAGTTGCTTTCTCGTTCTCAGGCTTTTTGTTTGGGCAGGAAAACTATCGAACTTTGGTTCATGAAGGCAACCAAAAATTCGACGGTAAAGATTATGATGGAGCCTCTTCCAAATATATGGATGCTGTGAAGTCCAACGATAAGGATTTTACCGCTCATTATAATATGGGGAATGCTCTGTATAAAAGCAAAAAGTATGAAGAAGCGAAGGCTGAATTTGAAAAGGCTCAGCAGCTTTCACAGACTCTTCCCGATAAGGCGGCTGCCCTTCATAATTTAGGAAATACCTATATGCAGATGAATCAGCCGGAAAAGGCGGCAGATTATTATAAAAAATCGCTTAAACAAAATCCTTACAGTGAGGCTACTCGTAAAAATTATGAGATTGCCAAGCTGAAGGATAAAGAAAAGCAACAAAATAAAAACCAGCAGAATAACTCTGGAAAAGGCGGCGGCGGTAATGATCAGAATAAAGGTGAAGATCAGAAAGGTGATAATAAAGACCAAAGGCAAGACCAAGGAAATGGCCAGCAAAACGAAGGTAAAAGTGACCAGGGCAATCCTCAGCAGAATAAAAACAATGAGGATAGACTGCCAAAAAATCTTGAAAATCAGCTCTTAGATAAAATTAACGAAAAAGAAAAAGAAACCGCCAGAAGAATTTTAAACAAAAATTCTTATTCGATGCCCGAAAGCAACGAGAAAGATTGGTGA